AGTACGTCAACCCGCCCGGTGGTCAGCACGGCAATACGCGCCTCAACGGAGACCGGCATCAGGTTGGCTTTTACCCCCAGCTGCTTCGCCAGCGCGTTGCAGAGATCGACATCCATCCCGGCCAGCTGGCGGGTTTTGACATCCGGCGAGGAGAACGGCGGTACGTCGGCATAGACGCCGCAGTTCAGCTCGCCGCGGCTGCTGATATCGGCAAGCGTATCGGCGCTGGCGGGCAGTGCGGCACTGAGCATTAACGGCAGACAAAGTGACAGCAGCGGCGTGGTGATTTTTCTCATGGTTTCAGGCTCCGTTTCGGTTTCAGTGCTGACGCAGGTCGGTAAGGAAACGTTGCGCGCGCGGGTGCTGGGGACGGGTAAAGAAGGCGTCTGGCTCAGCCTTTTCCAGTATTTTTCCTTCATCCATAAACCAGATGGTATCCGCCACCTCGCGGGCAAAATTCATTTCATGGGTCACGCACATCATGGTCATGCCTTCGTTCGCCAGGCTGCGCATCACGTTCAGCACCTCGCCGACCATTTCCGGGTCCAGCGCCGAGGTCGGTTCATCAAACAGCATCACCGGCGGCTTCATCGCCAGCGCCCGGGCAATCGCCACGCGCTGCTGCTGGCCGCCGGAGAGCTGCGCGGGCCAGGCGTTGGCCTTGTGCGCCAGACCCACCCGCTCCAGCAGCGCCAGGGCATGCTGCTTCGCCTCGCTGCGCCGCACGCCCAGCACCTTGATCGGAGAGAGCATGACGTTGTCGATCACCGACAGGTGTGGAAACAGGTTAAAGCTCTGAAAGACGAAGCCGATCCGCGCCCGCAGCCGGTTTTGCTGGGTGCTGGCCCCGTGAATATCCAGCCCGTCGAAGACAATCTGGCCCTGCTGGATCGGCTCCAGCCGGTTGACGGTGCGGATCAGCGTGGATTTGCCGGAGCCGGACGGCCCACAGACCACCACCACCTCGCCGCTGTTCACTTCCGCGTTGAGGTCGGCGAGCGCGTGATAGGCGCCGTACCACTTGTTAACCTGGTTAAAGTGAATGATCGGACTCATGCCTTACTCCTCGATAGCGGGTTTGTTGACCAGCAGCGCGGCGGGCTGCGGTGCTGAGCTGACGGCGGGGCCGCGTCGTTTGGCGGCGATGCGCCGTTCCAGATAACCGGCCAGCCACGTCAGGCTGAAGCAGATGATGTAGTAGCTGATGGCGACAATGGCGAACACCTGAAACGGCTTGGTCAGCAGCTGGTTATTCACCTGATTGGCGGCAAAGGTCAGCTCCGGCACGTTGATCACGTAGCCGAGGGTGCTGTCTTTGATAATCGACACCAGCTGGCTGACCAGGCTCGGCAGCATGTTGTAGAGCGCCTGCGGCAGGATCACCAGCCGGAAGGTGCGGGTGTAGCTCATGCCCAGGGCGCGGGAGGCTTCGTACTGCCCCTGCGGCAGCGCCTGGATCCCGGCGCGGACAATTTCCGCAATGTAGGCGCTTTCATAGATAACTAACGTGACCAGCATGGTGCCGAAGCCGCTCAGCGTGTGGCCCAGCAGCAGCGGCACGCAGAAGTAGGTCCAGAAGATCACCATCAGCAGCGGCACGCCGCGCAGCACATAGACCCAGACGGTGGCGGGCCAGCGCAGCATGCGGTACGGCGAGATGCGCGCCACGCCCAGCAGCACGCCGATCGGCAGCGCCAGCACAATCGCCATCAGCGATACCAGCAGCGTACAGAGCACCCCGCCCAGCGGGCCGTTGGGATACTGCCCCATCAGGAACAGCATGCCGTTCTGCTGTAAAATCGTCAGCATTTCACTCATTCAGCTTACCTCGCATAGACGCGCTGGAAACGCTGTGCCAGAAACGCACCGGCGGCCATCAGCAGCAGAGAGAAGAACAGGTAACAGAGCGTCGACACCAGATAAGCCTCGAAGGTGCGGAAGGTGTAGTTTTCGATTTCGCGGGTCACGTAGGTGAGGTCCGCCACGCCGATCACCATCGCCAGGCTGGTGTTTTTAAACAGCAGCACCGTGTGGTTAATCAGCGCGGGCAGCGCGTTGCGGATGCCCTGCGGCAGAATAATCAGCCGCATTGACTTCACGTAGCCCATGCCCAGCGCCCGTGCTGCCTCGCGCTGCCCGTCCGGCGTGGCGCGCAGGCCGCTGCGGATATCTTCGGAAAAATACGCCGCCTGGCACAGCCCCAGCGCCACCATCGAGAACAGAAACTCCGCGTTGTAGTCATTCAGCCAGATCTGCGCCGACTCCGGCAGCAGAGTGGGCACGGCGAAGTACCAGATCATCAGCTGGATCAGCGTAGGCACATTGCGATGCCAGGAAACGTAGGCCGCCACCAGCCACTGCAGCGGCTTCAGCGGGGTCAGCCGGATCACCACCAGCACCATCGCCAGGATCATCGCCAGCAGCCAGGAACCCACCGCCAGCTTCAGCGTTAACGCGACGCCATCGACGATCATCTGTCCGTACTGGCCGTGCAGAATGACGCTAAAATCAAGTGAACCGTTCATCGTCGATCGCCCTCACTCAGTTCGGATTAACGCGCAAAATCACCGGGGCGCATGGTGGATAACCCGCCCGGCACCTGCAGCGTGGGGGTAATCTCGATATTGCCGATATTCACCGCCAGCGGCGCAGAGATGGCGAAGGCCACGGTATCGGCAATATCTTTCGCCGTCGGCAGTTCGAAGCCGTCGATAAATTCGCGGCGCGCGGCCTCTTTATCCCCGGTGACGTTGCCGAAGATATCGGTCGCCACGCGGCCCGGGCAGATCTCGGTGATACGCACACGTTTGCCATAGCAGTCCACGCGCAGCTGGCGTGAGAGCGCATGAACGCCCGCTTTGGTGGCGTGATAAATGGAGTTGCCGCCGAAGTTGTAAATTGCGGCAATCGAGGTGATGTTAATCACGTGGCCACGGTCGCGCTCGACCATGCCCGGCACCAGCAGGCGGCAGAGGTGCAGCACCGCGCGCAGATTGACGTCAACCTGGGTTTCGATCTGCGACTCCTGCGATTGCAGAATGGAACCGGGATGGGAAACGCCGGCGTTGTTTACCAGGATGTCGATGGACAGGTCGCGGCACAGCTCATTCAGCGCCTGCACGTCGGAGACGTCGATGGCGTGGGGAATACAGCCGGTTCTCGCCGCCAGCTGCTCCAGTTCGTTATGACGACGGGCCACCGCGTGAACCACGATACCCTCCTGGCACAGACGCTCAACGATGGCTTCACCCATTCCGGCGGAAGCGCCGGTCACCAGTGCGGTTTTATAATCTGAAAATGGCATTCACTTCTCCTGTTGTTATTTTTGCTCTGTCTTTGACTGTATCCCCTCCCCCGCGCCGAGGGGTAAGAGGTAAAGTCTTTGTGGCAATAAGCCGATCTTATAGAGCCAGACAATCTAAGCTATCTCGCTGTTTATTCAATAAAAATGTTTAGATATCGGGCGAATTTCTCCGCCCTGTGCGGCGATATCGGTCCGCAGTTGTGCAATCAGCGCCAGCGAGCCGGGCGTGTCGCCGTGCATTAAAATCGAGGAAATCGCCATCGGCAGCCGGGTGCCGTCAATCGCCGTGACGCAGCCGGTTTTCAGCAGATCTATCACCCGCTGGCTGACCTGCTGCGGGTCGTGGATCACCGCGCCGGGGGTTCCGCGCGGCACCAGCAGGCCGCTGGCCTGGTAGGCGCGATCGGCCAGAAACGTGCAGGCCACGCGCAGCCCCAGCTCGCGGGCGCAGCGCTCCACCGCGTTGGCGGCGGTGGTGCTGATAATCAGATCCGGGTCAAACGCCTTTACCGCCGCCAGCAGCGGCCTTGCCAGCGCCTCATCCTCGGCGGCCATGTTGCCCAGCGCGCCGTGGAAGCTCATGTGGCTCAGCGGGTAGTCCGCCACGCGGGCAAACGCCGCGAGCGCGCCGAGCTGATAGGTGACGTAGTGCGCGAGGGTTTGCGTGTCGATCTGCATCCGCCGACGGCCAAATCCGGCTAAATCCGGGAAGCCGACGTGCGCCCCGAGATCCACGCCGTAGCGTTTTGCCAGCGCCACGCTGCTGGCCATGATCGCCGCGTCCCCGGCGTGGAAGCCGCAGGCGACGTTGGCGGAGCTGATCAGCGCCATTAACCCGGCATCATCGCCGATGCGCCAGTCGCCAAAGCCTTCACCGAGGTCGGCGTTAAGATCGATGCTTCTCATGGTGCTGCCTCCGTTTTAACGATGCGAACCACCGGCTGGCCGTACTCCACCCGATCGCCCTGCGCAACCGCGTACTCATCCAGTTGCCCGTCGGCCCCGGCCCGCAGCGGCAGACAGATCGGTCCGGCCTGCAGCAGCGCCAGCAGATCGCCGGCTTTCACCGTGCGGCCGTCGGCGGCGATGCGTTTGCCGGTCAGCGGGTCCTGCAGCCAGATGCGCCCCGGCATCGGCGCGTCCAGCTCAACGAGGTTGGGCTGCGGGGATGCAGGATAAGTCGCAATAGCGGGCGTACGCGTTGATGGCCGTTGTGCATTGGGAACGGATAATGCTGATGACGGCGTATGGAATGCGGCACCGGTTAGCGGCATCCCTTCAGCGCCGCAGCGAATGCGCACGCTGTAGCCGTCGCCTTTAATCTCAATGCTGTCTATGCCACTGCGCCGCAGTCGGCGGGTAATGGCCTGAAGTTCACGAATGGTGGGCATTTTCTCTCCTCCCGGTTAAAGCGGGCAGCGGCGGTAGTCGTCAATACGCTGGCAGAGCCCCGCCAGCCATCGCTGCTGCTGACGTTCCGCCTCGTCGGCCTGCGGCCAGTTCACCTCAACAAACTGTACGTTGCTGCCTACCGGCACCTGGCCCAGCAGCCACATATCGGCATCGATTACCGTGCCGAGTTTCGGGTAGCCGCCGCTCGGCTGGGCGTCGCGCATCTGAATAATCGGCTGGCCGCTGTGGGTCACCTGGATAACCCCGGGAATAATGCCGTGGGATCGCATCTCCAGCGGTGCTTTCGCCACCAGCCCTTCGCCGTCCAGCCGGTAGCCGTAGCGGTTGCTCTGCGGTGAAACGCGCCACTGCTGCTGCCAGAAGCGCGCCACCGATGCGTCGGTAAAGGCACCGTACTCCGCCGCAGGGAGCACGCGGATCTGCGGCACGCCGTCAGGGCGGTCGCACAGGCTCAGGCGCGGAGAGGCAATGCCGAAGTCCACCGCGCCCCGATACGCGTCGCGGGCGGCGCTGAGCCTGTCGCCCTGCTGCAGTCCGCGGCCGTGGAAGCCGCCAAATTCGCCCCTGAGCTGGGTGCTGCGCGACCCCAGTACCTTCGGCACGTCAACCCCGCCGGGCAGATGCAGATAGCTGCGCGCCGAGAAGCGCGAGGCGTGCAGGGTCAGCACCTCGCCCGCCTTCGCCTGCGCCACCCACCAGGCCGGAATACGCCGATCGCCGAGCATCGCCGGGCTGTCTCCGCCGCTGATGGCAAAGGCGCAGTCGCGGGTGAAGCGCAGGCGGAACGGGAACAGGGGGATCTCAATCACCGCATCGTCCGGCTGGTTGCCGAGCAGCGCGTTGCCCAGCCGCAGCGCCAGCGGGTCCATCACGCCGGCGGTTCCCACACCGAAGTGCAGCGCGCCAAAGCGGCCCTCGTCCTGCACGCTGGACAGCGCGGTAGTGCGTTCAATGACGATCATGCCAGTACCCTGCTTACCCGGAAGCGAATGCTGTCGCCGGGCTGGAGCCGCACCGGCGGCGCGGCGTGGGCATCAAAGAAAACGAAGTCGGTACGGCCAATGGTGTTCCAGCCGCTGGGGCCGGGAGAGGCGGAAACGCCGGTCTGAACGCCGCCGATGGACACCGATCCGCCGGGAATGCTCTGCACCGGGCTGGCGCGGCGCGGGGTGGCCAGCTGCGGATCCATGTTGCCGAGGTAGCAGTAGCCCGGATGGCTGCCGAGGGCATACACCGGGTACAGCGGTTCGGTGTGGCGCTGCACGATCTCCTGAATGGTCATGCCGGTGTGTTCGGCCACGTCGCAGATATGCGGCCCCGGCTCGCCGCCGTAGGTGACATCCAGCTCAATCACCCGGCCGGAGAAGGTTTTGCTTTCACCGCGCTGCCACTGCTGGCGCAGGTGGTCAAACAGCTGCTCGCCCCCGCTCATCTGCGGGCCAAAGACCAGCATCAGGTTATTCATGCCCGGCACCACGCCGCGAATGGCGGCCAGCCCGCTGGCGTAATCGGCCAGCGCCCAGATGCGCTGCTGGTTTTCCAGGGTGATCTCGCCGGGGGCTTCAAACAGTACCGCGTGGGTGCCAAGCCAGCTAATTTGCGGGGCCTGTAACTGACGTGCTGGGTCCATTCCTCATCCTCAACTTCATATCCGCTAACGGAAAAATGCGATAACCCACTCTATCCCGCCGCTCCTGGCGGTCTGTAAGAGGGTTTCGCTTTAGGGGGATAAGGCAGACTTATTACCGGGAAGCCGGGGCGTGCGGCAGGCACGCTGGCGCGGGTTATCGCCCGTCGATGACGGAGGCGGGTGGACCGATACGGGAATCATCTGCCCGGAAAAGGGGCAGCAGCGTGGTGACTTCGGCGACCGTAGGAACAGCGGCGTGGTGACTGCGGCCACCCGTCAGAACGGGCTGGCGGCCGCATCGTGTGATGTCAGCTGACCAGGGTCAGCGGTCGGTTGTCGTGGGTGCGTTCGGCCATCAGCGACAGCAGGATCTTCTTCACCGCTTCGGCAGGCTGGGACAGCGGCAGATGGTCGGAGGTGCAGAACGACAGCGGTGCCTGAATCCCCGGATCGATGATTTTAGACATCCGTGCGCGGGACTGCTTGACCATATTGCGCGCGATGGATTCCGGCAGGATGGTGGCGCCGAGGTTGCCCTCCAGCGCCTGCGCCAGGGTGGTGGCCGATTCGATTTCGCACTTCACCTTATAGGAGAGGTTTTTCTGCACGAAGGCTTCGTCAACCAGCTTGCGCATGATGTTGTAAGGGCGCGGCAGGAACAGCTCAAGA
The sequence above is a segment of the Erwinia sp. SLM-02 genome. Coding sequences within it:
- a CDS encoding amino acid ABC transporter ATP-binding protein, with protein sequence MSPIIHFNQVNKWYGAYHALADLNAEVNSGEVVVVCGPSGSGKSTLIRTVNRLEPIQQGQIVFDGLDIHGASTQQNRLRARIGFVFQSFNLFPHLSVIDNVMLSPIKVLGVRRSEAKQHALALLERVGLAHKANAWPAQLSGGQQQRVAIARALAMKPPVMLFDEPTSALDPEMVGEVLNVMRSLANEGMTMMCVTHEMNFAREVADTIWFMDEGKILEKAEPDAFFTRPQHPRAQRFLTDLRQH
- a CDS encoding amino acid ABC transporter permease — translated: MSEMLTILQQNGMLFLMGQYPNGPLGGVLCTLLVSLMAIVLALPIGVLLGVARISPYRMLRWPATVWVYVLRGVPLLMVIFWTYFCVPLLLGHTLSGFGTMLVTLVIYESAYIAEIVRAGIQALPQGQYEASRALGMSYTRTFRLVILPQALYNMLPSLVSQLVSIIKDSTLGYVINVPELTFAANQVNNQLLTKPFQVFAIVAISYYIICFSLTWLAGYLERRIAAKRRGPAVSSAPQPAALLVNKPAIEE
- a CDS encoding amino acid ABC transporter permease, with the protein product MNGSLDFSVILHGQYGQMIVDGVALTLKLAVGSWLLAMILAMVLVVIRLTPLKPLQWLVAAYVSWHRNVPTLIQLMIWYFAVPTLLPESAQIWLNDYNAEFLFSMVALGLCQAAYFSEDIRSGLRATPDGQREAARALGMGYVKSMRLIILPQGIRNALPALINHTVLLFKNTSLAMVIGVADLTYVTREIENYTFRTFEAYLVSTLCYLFFSLLLMAAGAFLAQRFQRVYAR
- a CDS encoding SDR family oxidoreductase, translating into MPFSDYKTALVTGASAGMGEAIVERLCQEGIVVHAVARRHNELEQLAARTGCIPHAIDVSDVQALNELCRDLSIDILVNNAGVSHPGSILQSQESQIETQVDVNLRAVLHLCRLLVPGMVERDRGHVINITSIAAIYNFGGNSIYHATKAGVHALSRQLRVDCYGKRVRITEICPGRVATDIFGNVTGDKEAARREFIDGFELPTAKDIADTVAFAISAPLAVNIGNIEITPTLQVPGGLSTMRPGDFAR
- a CDS encoding LamB/YcsF family protein is translated as MRSIDLNADLGEGFGDWRIGDDAGLMALISSANVACGFHAGDAAIMASSVALAKRYGVDLGAHVGFPDLAGFGRRRMQIDTQTLAHYVTYQLGALAAFARVADYPLSHMSFHGALGNMAAEDEALARPLLAAVKAFDPDLIISTTAANAVERCARELGLRVACTFLADRAYQASGLLVPRGTPGAVIHDPQQVSQRVIDLLKTGCVTAIDGTRLPMAISSILMHGDTPGSLALIAQLRTDIAAQGGEIRPISKHFY
- a CDS encoding acetyl-CoA carboxylase biotin carboxyl carrier protein is translated as MPTIRELQAITRRLRRSGIDSIEIKGDGYSVRIRCGAEGMPLTGAAFHTPSSALSVPNAQRPSTRTPAIATYPASPQPNLVELDAPMPGRIWLQDPLTGKRIAADGRTVKAGDLLALLQAGPICLPLRAGADGQLDEYAVAQGDRVEYGQPVVRIVKTEAAP
- a CDS encoding biotin-dependent carboxyltransferase family protein, producing the protein MIVIERTTALSSVQDEGRFGALHFGVGTAGVMDPLALRLGNALLGNQPDDAVIEIPLFPFRLRFTRDCAFAISGGDSPAMLGDRRIPAWWVAQAKAGEVLTLHASRFSARSYLHLPGGVDVPKVLGSRSTQLRGEFGGFHGRGLQQGDRLSAARDAYRGAVDFGIASPRLSLCDRPDGVPQIRVLPAAEYGAFTDASVARFWQQQWRVSPQSNRYGYRLDGEGLVAKAPLEMRSHGIIPGVIQVTHSGQPIIQMRDAQPSGGYPKLGTVIDADMWLLGQVPVGSNVQFVEVNWPQADEAERQQQRWLAGLCQRIDDYRRCPL
- the pxpB gene encoding 5-oxoprolinase subunit PxpB, with protein sequence MDPARQLQAPQISWLGTHAVLFEAPGEITLENQQRIWALADYASGLAAIRGVVPGMNNLMLVFGPQMSGGEQLFDHLRQQWQRGESKTFSGRVIELDVTYGGEPGPHICDVAEHTGMTIQEIVQRHTEPLYPVYALGSHPGYCYLGNMDPQLATPRRASPVQSIPGGSVSIGGVQTGVSASPGPSGWNTIGRTDFVFFDAHAAPPVRLQPGDSIRFRVSRVLA